The following nucleotide sequence is from Acyrthosiphon pisum isolate AL4f chromosome A2, pea_aphid_22Mar2018_4r6ur, whole genome shotgun sequence.
agTCTGCTCAAACGCACAGTAAATTGAGAACTGagaattggaaaataaaatgattatattataatagtattcaacCACTGTACGAATGTGCGATACGCCGATACaactaatataggtaactatagtctataatattattataagaataggtATACCAATATGGGACACGGGCacctattaaatgtaataaaataatattatatacctataggggTGTTATATAGGTAGGATTGAAGCTAATATGCAATAAGCTACGAGGAGCTACGAAGAGCGGGATACTTTACTCCAGGGGTTAAACATTgctccaaaataaatatttattgatatcaatcGTAGCACATTACGATTTTAAGATAagagattgtagttttttttatattgttcttattaatattacaaattttttcaaacatttcgaACATCAATCTATTAGTTCGCCTCCAAGATGTATGCCACAAAAAgagttgttttcaaaaacacaaaaactcATGACGAAAAAGTTGTCCAAAATCCAggggattaaaatttaatttaaaatatacctattgaaaaaagacttttaatcaactaaaaaaaaaaaaaaaaattatattattaaattatattatgtatagattcAGATTAGTTAAAACATAAGCACTAAACATTGcaccaatagttattatatgcattaaagtaaggtaattttaatcattgtgAAATGTAACctgtaatgtattttactttgcTCCAAATTTTTGGGAATAAGTAAGTAAGTCACTTAGAATGACATtcggatttttttaaattgttcttacCTCTCaacatctatacatataaaacaacgCGAACAggtaatttttatctttgttaTTGAAGCTATAGTATaggtttaaactaaaaaagaaatatatttggaGCAAAGTATCCCGCTCTTACGGTATACACCTTATAAGCACATAAACACATTTCTTCCGCGAAAACTATGactaattacaataaattcgtACTTGGTTGTACACAATGTAAATtacataagcgtgcgcacaggATAGTCATGGTAGGCACTTGATTACTTTGCGAACTCCCCCCGGCCCccctcaatattaaatattattattattataattgataatcaatcataaaataattttttaccacggtaaatgtagttaaatgaggttaccccatccaaattagtttttgtaacttgggtgtgaatatgaatattatatttacgtaatatgtgtgtgtgttaatgtatttatgtatgactATCCTGCCAGAAATTCTGCGCacgcttattatattattatattataatattttaattattaatttattattttacatttttacacattatttttcttttgtagtgATCTGGATTCTTACTACGAGTCTAAGGAGGGGCTAAAAAGTAAAACCTCATAGGGAGCTAAATAGAAGTcagggggggctaagcccccctagTTACGCCGATGACTATTGTTCTGTGGtgttatcatatataatatagccgtGCCATATTAGGAGGTCATTTATTCCATGTTTTCGTCgttatcataattttgaattttaactataatGATAACAGATTTataagcttttttttaaaaatacatgtgaataaaaatatctatgaatgataattattaattcataatattgaattttaacattttgtttacCCATTAaccatttaaatgttttactttaGGTAAAACTAATAAGGTAGTTATTCAgttatttggtattattttaaatataaatacagtatattattattatcattattttatttttatttaggtattttatttgaaaaacaataatttggaACTCAGTAAATGATTGCAAAAGTGGAAgctaatgtatacaatttataatctatttttatagattaataaaGATTTAATTGCCAAATTTGGCTAGATGCTTGTGGGATATCAAatctaaatactaaaaatgGTGAGATATACTattagaataacatttttaaatcagtaaataatattatttatttttacattaaagcTTATATATGATGTTCATTAGttcattattcattttgaatCTGATAGTTATAATTAGCCTCTAATTTGAGGAATGATTAATTATTCACTAAGACGTCAACGgaaattaataggtaccatGTACTattcatacaattaatataatatgtattacaattacAGAGaatgaagataaaaataaacttttaactactTCAAGTACTCAAATTGCCAAGTAacttaattaattgattttttcttaatacattaatcggtacctacaacctacatcatttaaagttttattttttcaacaaatttctTGAATACCAAGTTTGCAAAGGtagtaaatgttaatttatagtCATGACAATtgtgatatttgataataacatCAAAGATCAGTCAGAACTTGGAGCATATTCCAGTGCAGCgcttcccaatttttttttctacttgaTCCCTTAGACTAAAGTTTAGAGCATAGTAAGATTGCCGACCCCGTAATAAAAATACCCTAAcctaacaataacaaataataataattcacagaCCCCAGTTTGGGAAACGCTGTTCTAGTGCTTttgaatatgtttgtttaagcAAAGCTGCAAAAGTATATTTgaggttattaatatttctgatgagtttttttctataatatgttactaGCTGTAgatcagtaggtacctagtacctactccTTATTTCaggaaaattacattttgtccACAGAAACATTTccttactatatataataccatGAGTGTAGACCAATCAGAATTTTCAATAAAGGATGAAAGTCATCattctattaaaaatgaaagtgatatttattttgatacccCTCTTTTAAGTTCTGTAAAAGAAGAAATTACTTTGCATCATGATAATGGGGACAGTGATCATCTTTTTCCTATTGATAAGTAAGTTTAtagataagttataagttatatagtcttataagttatacggtaagatttattataaatgtactttCCATTTGGATCAGATAATgtgtgtattgtttttatttcagaaaCATTAATAATACTGTCCAAAAGCCAGAAATATATACAGAAGAAAACTGTGAaatcaaaaccaaaattgatgtaATTAATAATCTAGAAACAGATAGTTGTTTCTTTAAAAAAGAACCTGAAGACTTACATAATAGTTTTCAACCATAGTGAGTGAATTAGCATATTTTAACCATTTACcaatttgttttaactttatttGATTGAACTGATGGCTAAGCCTATAAGCTTATAGTGTTAAAATAGCACTCAATACAGTTTTGCTGATCAGTGGCATAGGAAGGGGATCAACAGAAAAATCCTAatctatttactaaaaataggtgtttaaaaatatttgaaatggttTTAGggcaaaaataaatcataagtgcatgaaaattataattttagataaaactcaagtcttttaaaaaaaaaaatagtatttcttacaatttattttaaaaattaaaaatacctacatgtgGGAGTAAATATTTGGCATCAACATATCCTTTATTTGTGTAAAGGGGTAGTGGGGTAGAGCATATACTATCTACTATAGTACTATCCAGGGATAGTGCTGAAgggtgtaattaaaaattatcttttaatctacaagttgtaaataatttgttaacggattattcatacatttattatacaatcctTTATAAATAGTTGATACTAACAACATATATATCCTAAATTATTTAGACATAAGAgactttaaaaatgatttgtttggcagttactaatttactaaaatcatttttatctttCAGTGGTACGGTTCAAAGAAAAGCATCCGATAATTTGAGATTAGAAAtagaatataatgataaaacaattgtaattaaaaaagaaacaattgGAGATACTGTATTTGAAAGTgaaattgttattgaaaaaagtGGAATACAATCTATTTTGaacaaagaaaaatgtaatactgaTCATGATTCCAAGTTTGCTGATTTGCCAAGAACAATTTATAAAGACTTggttaattgtaataataaaacttatcaAAACACGAGTAAAAGAGAAAAACACATCTATATTTGTGATTTATGTGATCTATCATTTACCAGTAAACAATTGCTCATTTTTCATATGAGACATCATTTTcctaataatgattattgtacaaataataattccaaaagagtttgttctaaaaatatcaaatgtaaaaaattaaaaatacgtaaaaaaaaaaaaatattttcgtgtCCAATTTGTTGCAAACAATTCAATGATCAGTCCAATTGTCGAAGACATACAATAAATCAtgctaatacaaataaattcaaatgtcgCTTTTGTCTAAAACAACTCACTACTCAATACAATCTTCGTGTTCATATTCGATTACACACTGGTGAATCCCCATATAAATGTGACATTTGTAATTTAACATTTCAACGTAATGACAATTTGTCAAAACACAGAAAGATTCACGAAGTAAATCAGAAAACATATGACTGTAAGGATTGCCACaaacagtttttatataacaatacttTATTGCGCCATGTAAGGATTCAtcaaatggaaaatatttattcgtGCTATCATTGTCAACAATCATACGTGCGGAAAGATTCACTTATTGTTCATTTGAGGTCAAGACATACTGGTGAGAAGCTGTATCAGTGTCACATCTGTAAgaaagatttttttgaaaacaatgtcCTTGTACGCCATATGAGGATTCACAAAAAGGGTAAAAAAAactaagtttaataatttaaaaaatattaatacattaattattatgttattttatactattaacattttaactctGCTATACTAAcaagaatgaaaaatatatataattaagaaatattgtaaaaatatatgatttctatatattatattatatgcatatgcCTTAGGAGTCAGTGATATTCAATTGTTACTATCAATTTGACTgtctatatttgtttaaataagcGACCTGTTACAAATACTTTATGTGATAGTAATCATAATAAATGGAAATGTGctaaacattttgatatttttaaattctaattatttaattggtatttaaatatttctttcttTATCATTCTCTGTTGAACACTTAAATTAGTGTACTTAGGTTTTTATCATTCTTATTACGCTGATCTTATACTTATTTCCTGAATATTTCACcttaacatttacattttaaatattgtcagTATATGCTGAGATGACCTGTGATAATAGTTTtgcacaaaattaatttacgaatagtatgaaattacaatataattggtttcaaatttaatattatggccCATAAGACACCACTATTTTATGCCGGTGTGGCAAAGCGATTACAATGCTAGACATCTGTACTGTTTTCTGTTTGacttaaattgtttacaataaatgaaaaattacaatattatttgctcattcataatataataattaaaatacaaaaacattttaaggaGGCTattaagacatatttttattttaaactcaatcgcaaaaatattaaattattttgttcgtaattttttacaattaattcaGTCAAGTCACAATAACTCGAATATcgagaacaataaaaataaatttgactttttttaaaattatataccgcaaatataacatatacactTCAAGGgccaagaaaaaaatgttgttatgaGTTATCGCGATTTGActgtaacatataataattttaggtatctattataatttatattttataaaaaaaagtttaaaaatgtctgATTATAAAACACCTATTAACTAAATGActaatttttgttcattaaattgggtaaaaaaaaaaaaaaaaatcaacaaatgtaaaaaatctAAACGTAAAACATacaatgtagaaaaaaataattgttgtatacaTCTGCAAAAATGCCAAGGTCATTAAGGATCAACAaaagatatcataatatatcttgTGCCATTGGTGACTTCAAGTCCCTCATGGTAATGCGTGAGCCGTCCTGGGTGCATAAGCATCCAACCTACTTTCAGGTCTGTAACTTTACACTTATATCTCAAAAAATGGCAACCACCTccctgtaaaaaattaaaaattataaataaaacggaACAAGACTACATTTATTAGTGCGACTATACCTGATAATCTTTTCCTGGAGAATTTAAAGCTATATTTATGGTATAAGTAGATGAATCATGGTGAGGCCTCAATGAAGCCTGACCAAGTGGGTTGTATTTGACGACAAAGTTCATCAGAGAACGAGGAGGCTATAAaagtattagtaaaataatgttactcattgattattatttgtatttaagacAGTAATTAATCACCAATTAACCAGAGCTacatgtgttaaaataataaaatataatacatttaacataaaatctGTATAGGAATTTACAAACATGCCATTTTGAACTTATTTCTtacttaaaacattaatataatttgtataattcagtttagattttttcaataagcttataatgtttattttagttttataatttgttccCTGATAAAAGAGTAGAACTGATCATTATGATTATGACTGTTAAACGCAAGACCAAAAATTCAAATAGGAAGGTCAACGAGAGATTTGTTTCACATAGACTTGGGAATTTATGAGGGGACATCCTCTTAGCCAAGCCATTCAgattcaatattgttttacttaagAATgtgatagatattatttaagtaggaAGCATTACTAACAAATCATGGCAAATCAATACAGAtggtattgaatattgaattaatagGACGAAGCAACCACGAGGTAAGctctacaataatattgaaaatacaggGAGgaggttaaaattaatttttgacaaattttatctgaaaataatttattaatgaaaatgttattatttaacagtTTTTGGGGAGGTTACTACCCTCTAACCCCCCTAGATACGTCACTGTGTCAGAGTAAATAAAGAAAAGAAAGATAACTAAAGCTAATTGTGCTTACTTGGTATTACACTTTTCATGTTGATGTTACAGTCAGAATCTAGAGAGTTGAAGTTATATTAGACCCTTTTAGACcaatagtactatagtagaaACAAGGGCattatcaaaatcaaaaggCAACCAACAAAAGATTCAAAACCTAAGAAAAGTTTGGcaagaaaaaaaagttgatattgAGATACAGTAAGCAAATCCGCACAGTGCGACACAAATTACAAGTCAGTAATCTGTAAATCGTTACATATTTAAAGCTTACATGCATGGGTGTATCTATTGTTTAAACTTTGGAGTATAGAGGTTAAAGAACAATCAATCATCTATAACTATGTTAACTATTTATTAGATGTAACTAGTTCAAAAGTTTatgaaaagatttttttttatattacttaaaataaatttaacaaatttcaaaataatataaattaataaaaagataaaaatcaatattttgggTGCTAGTAATAGACGAGTGGGCACTTTTTTGTATccaccaaaaatatttaataagctaTGTTAAGGAATAAGCATTGTCTGAAAGAAAATATAAGACTATTTATAATTCTGCATAGGTActgttatattatgacattgtcaataatattcatttcaattttaaaaaaaaatactgaaaatttaatcaaatttctacttttaactattagatttaaaaaacttCTACtgtttagatatttaaaatatataaattgcatGATAGAACATAATTAAGTTAGTTGAAGCAAGCAAGCaagcaaaaacaaatattttataaaaatatgcacaaagtataattagttaataataaaataataattaaaagtaaaa
It contains:
- the LOC100159848 gene encoding zinc finger protein 569 isoform X1 encodes the protein MKHFLTIYNTMSVDQSEFSIKDESHHSIKNESDIYFDTPLLSSVKEEITLHHDNGDSDHLFPIDKNINNTVQKPEIYTEENCEIKTKIDVINNLETDSCFFKKEPEDLHNSFQPYGTVQRKASDNLRLEIEYNDKTIVIKKETIGDTVFESEIVIEKSGIQSILNKEKCNTDHDSKFADLPRTIYKDLVNCNNKTYQNTSKREKHIYICDLCDLSFTSKQLLIFHMRHHFPNNDYCTNNNSKRVCSKNIKCKKLKIRKKKKIFSCPICCKQFNDQSNCRRHTINHANTNKFKCRFCLKQLTTQYNLRVHIRLHTGESPYKCDICNLTFQRNDNLSKHRKIHEVNQKTYDCKDCHKQFLYNNTLLRHVRIHQMENIYSCYHCQQSYVRKDSLIVHLRSRHTGEKLYQCHICKKDFFENNVLVRHMRIHKKGECRMGFKNIIVAALITAIIFGIITDVCGKRGRGRSRSKSRVQIGLPITGKYRDPESDQYYNHNDGAKIVMASHFDYEYVLGHKIVFVCVARGNPRPQITWYKDGTELYYHYNHHVHEWNIAEDSIKSKLEIDPGTQMDAGVYECSADNKYSIDRRSFKTDFSIAFES
- the LOC100159848 gene encoding zinc finger protein 569 isoform X2, with amino-acid sequence MSVDQSEFSIKDESHHSIKNESDIYFDTPLLSSVKEEITLHHDNGDSDHLFPIDKNINNTVQKPEIYTEENCEIKTKIDVINNLETDSCFFKKEPEDLHNSFQPYGTVQRKASDNLRLEIEYNDKTIVIKKETIGDTVFESEIVIEKSGIQSILNKEKCNTDHDSKFADLPRTIYKDLVNCNNKTYQNTSKREKHIYICDLCDLSFTSKQLLIFHMRHHFPNNDYCTNNNSKRVCSKNIKCKKLKIRKKKKIFSCPICCKQFNDQSNCRRHTINHANTNKFKCRFCLKQLTTQYNLRVHIRLHTGESPYKCDICNLTFQRNDNLSKHRKIHEVNQKTYDCKDCHKQFLYNNTLLRHVRIHQMENIYSCYHCQQSYVRKDSLIVHLRSRHTGEKLYQCHICKKDFFENNVLVRHMRIHKKGECRMGFKNIIVAALITAIIFGIITDVCGKRGRGRSRSKSRVQIGLPITGKYRDPESDQYYNHNDGAKIVMASHFDYEYVLGHKIVFVCVARGNPRPQITWYKDGTELYYHYNHHVHEWNIAEDSIKSKLEIDPGTQMDAGVYECSADNKYSIDRRSFKTDFSIAFES